Genomic window (Paraglaciecola psychrophila 170):
ATAATCACCTTCAGTCGCGGCTTCATCACCCACAATACCGTCCCACTTACCTTGGCTATAACCAAGACTAATTAATCCATACCCAGCACTTAAATTGACTTCGTTATATGCAGAGTCAAAATCACCTGTGTATTGATAAGTGGTCACACCTAAACCCAAAGAAAGACCACTGTCCAACTCGATTCCATAACCACCATATAGATCAACTTCTAAGCCATCAGCCACATCCGCAACCCAGGTACCAACGTAAAATCCGTCATTTTCATAATCTAAACCTGCACTAGCTGAACCACCACTAGTCTGTTGGATACCGCGAAAATGATATTGAGAAACATAACCAATGTTTGCACTAACGCTGCCTTCGGCCAAAGCCACTTGACTAACACTAGATGCGGCTAAAACAGCAGCGGCGATAACAGTAAATTTTAAATTTTTCATGTGTGAACTCCGATTGTATTTATAATATTTTTCAGTGATTTAACTAAGTTTTCTATCATATTATTTTTATTTTATTCACTTCATAACGCAAAACTAATGCCTAAATGCAGCAAACTAAATAGCACGCTCAATAAAACGTTTATCCACTTGTTTTTATTAGTTATTTCCTAATGAATATGATTTAAAATCGTACAACTTTTCAATCTTTTATCAGTCATGTCGCACCATAAAAGAACAATTAGTCAATATTGGTGCAAAGAGGGCGCTTTTGTCTGTTTCGATTTTTCTGTAGAATATTGTTTTTGTTTGCAAGGAAAGAAATGAAACCTTATTTGATCGCTCCCTCGATTTTGTCCGCCAACTTTACCAAGTTAGGTGAAGAAGTTGACAATGTGCTGAATGCTGGTGCAGATGTCGTTCACTTTGACGTCATGGATAACCATTATGTACCCAACCTGACAATTGGCCCTCTAGTGTGCAAAGCTTTACGCAAACATGGTGTGACGGCTGATATTGATGTTCACCTGATGGTACAACCTGTGGACGATATGATTAAACAATTTGCCGATGCTGGAGCCAGCTATATCAGCTTTCATCCTGAAGCATCACAGCATGTGGATAGAAGTTTGCAACTGATCATCGATTCAGGCTGTCAGCCTGGCTTAGTATTCAACCCTGCTACACCATTACAACATCTCGATCATGTGATGCATAAGTTACATCATATTTTATTAATGTCTGTTAACCCCGGTTTTGGCGGTCAATCTTTTATCCCACAAAGTTTAGATAAGCTAAAACAGGTTCGTGCATTAATTGATCAATCAGGTTTTGATATTCGATTAGAAATTGACGGCGGCGTAAAAGTCGATAATATTCGCGCCATTGCAGAGGCAGGAGCTGATATGTTTGTAGCGGGCTCCGCAATTTTTGGTCAAACAGATTATCAAGCAGTTATTAGTCAAATGCGTTCTGAACTTGCTTTGGCTAATTAGCCTTTTAACCAACTTTTTTCAACTAACTGTATAAGTAGATCTAATTAACATGACAAAACCAATTGTACTCAGCGGCTGTCAGCCTTCAGGTCAACTCACCATTGGCAATTACATGGGTGCGCTTCGCCAGTGGGTCAATATGCAAGATGATTATGACTGTTTGTATATGTTGGTTGA
Coding sequences:
- a CDS encoding TorF family putative porin — encoded protein: MKNLKFTVIAAAVLAASSVSQVALAEGSVSANIGYVSQYHFRGIQQTSGGSASAGLDYENDGFYVGTWVADVADGLEVDLYGGYGIELDSGLSLGLGVTTYQYTGDFDSAYNEVNLSAGYGLISLGYSQGKWDGIVGDEAATEGDYSIFTVTFESNGFSGTFGTYGQDSEGEYIEVGYGTEIGGFDVGVGVIFSGSDLDDDEAVYFSLSKSFDL
- the rpe gene encoding ribulose-phosphate 3-epimerase; this translates as MKPYLIAPSILSANFTKLGEEVDNVLNAGADVVHFDVMDNHYVPNLTIGPLVCKALRKHGVTADIDVHLMVQPVDDMIKQFADAGASYISFHPEASQHVDRSLQLIIDSGCQPGLVFNPATPLQHLDHVMHKLHHILLMSVNPGFGGQSFIPQSLDKLKQVRALIDQSGFDIRLEIDGGVKVDNIRAIAEAGADMFVAGSAIFGQTDYQAVISQMRSELALAN